Proteins from a single region of Hordeum vulgare subsp. vulgare chromosome 6H, MorexV3_pseudomolecules_assembly, whole genome shotgun sequence:
- the LOC123403256 gene encoding uncharacterized protein LOC123403256 isoform X2, with the protein MIENPSISVTILLACIILALGGNEVKCTRRDENASGVPWNQKVNNTIQMEPSSLPLSISTKFPSIHAMPPTQLSLIECPTGTIPIVRNNKRVHKLAQAIDKVIRKDEQQEVAGFEYLDVLYGTRAKINIYEPKVKNNSKDLSASWIQIKGTQKVGRADGIGAGSWVYPSYSGDNLARFHVAWVDGLKNTICPDHDCGAFIQVSSSVGLGGRLKPVSIYNGPQYIIDVTIFKDPLTKNWWVSYGEQNIHIGYWPREIFHFMKDQCNYAFWGGYVQGPTASSHSPQMGSGHFASEERGKAAVIRNILVVDKENMYATPDARKARLVTTSSSKYTAKAYGDGYNDYGVHTYYGGPGAFV; encoded by the exons atgatagAAAATCCATCTATTAGTGTGACCATTCTCTTAGCATGTATTATTCTAGCACTAGGAGGAAATGAAGTGAAGTGTACAAGACGAGACGAAAATGCTAGTGGGGTTCCTTGGAATCAAAAGGTCAATAATACTATTCAG ATGGAACCAAGCTCTTTGCCACTGAGTATTTCAACCAAATTCCCATCGATACATGCCATGCCACCAACCCAATTGTCTTTGATTGAGTGCCCTACGGGAACTATTCCAATAGTGCGCAACAACAAAAGGGTCCACAAGCTAGCACAAGCTATTGACAAAGTGATTAGAAAGGATGAACAACAAGAG GTTGCAGGATTCGAGTATCTAGATGTGCTATACGGAACGCGGGCTAAAATAAATATCTATGAACCTAAGGTGAAGAATAATAGTAAGGATCTAAGTGCATCATGGATACAAATTAAAGGGACACAAAAAGTAGGTCGTGCAGATGGGATAGGTGCCGGTTCTTGGGTATATCCAAGCTACAGTGGCGACAACCTTGCTAGGTTTCACGTTGCTTGG GTTGATGGCTTAAAGAACACAATCTGCCCTGATCATGATTGTGGCGCTTTCATACAAGTCAGCTCAAGTGTTGGTCTAGGAGGAAGACTTAAACCGGTTTCTATCTATAATGGTCCACAATATATCATAGATGTTACCATTTTCAAG gacccgttgactaaaaattgGTGGGTGTCTTACGGAGAACAAAACATACACATTGGATATTGGCCACGGGAAATATTCCATTTCATGAAGGATCAATGTAATTACGCATTCTGGGGTGGGTATGTTCAAGGTCCAACGGCCTCATCACACTCTCCGCAGATGGGTAGTGGTCATTTTGCTTCCGAAGAACGTGGAAAAGCAGCAGTTATAAGAAATATCCTAGTTGTAGATAAGGAGAACATGTATGCTACTCCAGATGCCCGAAAAGCTCGTCTTGTCACCACCAGTTCATCAAAATATACTGCGAAGGCTTATGGTGATGGATACAATGACTATGGTGTGCATACTTACTATGGTGGACCTGGTGCCTTTGTTTAA
- the LOC123403256 gene encoding uncharacterized protein LOC123403256 isoform X1: MIENPSISVTILLACIILALGGNEVKCTRRDENASGVPWNQKVNNTIQVDVGDVYDCIDVNLQPAFSHPLLKHHKIQMEPSSLPLSISTKFPSIHAMPPTQLSLIECPTGTIPIVRNNKRVHKLAQAIDKVIRKDEQQEVAGFEYLDVLYGTRAKINIYEPKVKNNSKDLSASWIQIKGTQKVGRADGIGAGSWVYPSYSGDNLARFHVAWVDGLKNTICPDHDCGAFIQVSSSVGLGGRLKPVSIYNGPQYIIDVTIFKDPLTKNWWVSYGEQNIHIGYWPREIFHFMKDQCNYAFWGGYVQGPTASSHSPQMGSGHFASEERGKAAVIRNILVVDKENMYATPDARKARLVTTSSSKYTAKAYGDGYNDYGVHTYYGGPGAFV; the protein is encoded by the exons atgatagAAAATCCATCTATTAGTGTGACCATTCTCTTAGCATGTATTATTCTAGCACTAGGAGGAAATGAAGTGAAGTGTACAAGACGAGACGAAAATGCTAGTGGGGTTCCTTGGAATCAAAAGGTCAATAATACTATTCAG GTTGATGTAGGAGATGTCTATGACTGCATCGATGTGAACCTACAACCAGCCTTTAGCCATCCACTACTGAAACACCACAAAATCCAG ATGGAACCAAGCTCTTTGCCACTGAGTATTTCAACCAAATTCCCATCGATACATGCCATGCCACCAACCCAATTGTCTTTGATTGAGTGCCCTACGGGAACTATTCCAATAGTGCGCAACAACAAAAGGGTCCACAAGCTAGCACAAGCTATTGACAAAGTGATTAGAAAGGATGAACAACAAGAG GTTGCAGGATTCGAGTATCTAGATGTGCTATACGGAACGCGGGCTAAAATAAATATCTATGAACCTAAGGTGAAGAATAATAGTAAGGATCTAAGTGCATCATGGATACAAATTAAAGGGACACAAAAAGTAGGTCGTGCAGATGGGATAGGTGCCGGTTCTTGGGTATATCCAAGCTACAGTGGCGACAACCTTGCTAGGTTTCACGTTGCTTGG GTTGATGGCTTAAAGAACACAATCTGCCCTGATCATGATTGTGGCGCTTTCATACAAGTCAGCTCAAGTGTTGGTCTAGGAGGAAGACTTAAACCGGTTTCTATCTATAATGGTCCACAATATATCATAGATGTTACCATTTTCAAG gacccgttgactaaaaattgGTGGGTGTCTTACGGAGAACAAAACATACACATTGGATATTGGCCACGGGAAATATTCCATTTCATGAAGGATCAATGTAATTACGCATTCTGGGGTGGGTATGTTCAAGGTCCAACGGCCTCATCACACTCTCCGCAGATGGGTAGTGGTCATTTTGCTTCCGAAGAACGTGGAAAAGCAGCAGTTATAAGAAATATCCTAGTTGTAGATAAGGAGAACATGTATGCTACTCCAGATGCCCGAAAAGCTCGTCTTGTCACCACCAGTTCATCAAAATATACTGCGAAGGCTTATGGTGATGGATACAATGACTATGGTGTGCATACTTACTATGGTGGACCTGGTGCCTTTGTTTAA